In Glycine max cultivar Williams 82 chromosome 7, Glycine_max_v4.0, whole genome shotgun sequence, a single window of DNA contains:
- the LOC100499633 gene encoding ELF4-like protein isoform X1 — translation MDGDIFGELGNSTQVDSRLLQVFQKSLLQAQDILNQNRLLINEINQNHESKMPDNLSRNVGLIRELNSNIRRVVDLYADLSNSFTKSREASSEGDSSGTLKSDGKVNQKRIRSS, via the coding sequence ATGGACGGTGATATATTTGGAGAATTAGGCAATTCAACTCAAGTAGATAGCAGGCTTTTACAGGTATTTCAGAAGAGCTTATTGCAAGCTCAAGATATTTTGAATCAAAACCGGTTGCTGATCAATGAGATAAACCAAAATCATGAGTCCAAGATGCCTGATAATCTGAGTAGAAATGTGGGTTTGATTAGAGAGCTCAATAGCAATATCAGAAGGGTGGTTGATCTCTATGCTGATCTTTCTAATTCCTTTACCAAGTCCAGAGAGGCTTCTTCTGAAGGTGACTCCAGTGGGACTTTGAAGTCTGATGGAAAAGTCAACCAGAAGAGAATTAGATCCAGCTGA
- the LOC100803350 gene encoding uncharacterized ATP-dependent helicase C29A10.10c: MGSRGRPLFDLNEPPAEDNDEREGIVCFQPQKAHPSTNPHASDLFATSSAAQGIVNNNAFSHASSVSGFQPFVRPKSTGVPELDAESKRAGDQDAKVSSKDEDVNVMDSRILSSANAQFTEREEGEWSDEEGGFANANGGNNANANGGNNAIANGGSSLPRQSQASEEPATSGMVDGCVAVASDSKSRNIKSSDSINDEKSSHASIGLESNSSEQKSNSIPNSESNIKSEASVDAQEEPPLIPKPKEVKGIEASHALRCANNPVKRKIDQRKEEMLGKKRNRQTMFLNLEDVKQAGPIKTSTPRRQTFSSPVISRIKEVRTVPAQVERVGIAKDQRLTDTSSGEGGNYAEAQEPKSDCNGDTSGPPVRSRRLNSETEPPTEANLPPPIPRQGSWKQLSDSRQQKNVLHSNRKSGLSGQSSNDVKLGNKKHLSIKKQAPVSSQPQDTSVERLIREVTSEKFWHHPEETELQCVPGRFESVEEYVRVFEPLLFEECRAQLYSTWEESTETVSRDTHIMVRVKANESRERGWYDVKVLPVHEFKWSFKEGDVAILSSPRPGSVRSKQNSSSLAQDDGESEVTGRVVGTVRRHIPIDTRDPPGAILHYYVGDSYDPSRVDDDHIIRKLQAGSIWYLTVLGSLATTQREYIALHAFRRLNLQMQTAILQPSPEHFPKYEQQTPAMPECFTQNFVEYLHRTFNEPQLAAIQWAAMHTAAGTSSGTTKRQEPWPFTLVQGPPGTGKTHTVWGMLNVIHLVQYQHYYTSLLKHVAPESYKQVNEISSDNAATGSIDEVLQNMDQNLLRTLPKLVPKPRMLVCAPSNAATDELLARVLDRGFIDGEMKVYRPDVARVGVDSQTRAAQAVSVERRTEQLLVKSREEIMGWMHQLKNREAQLVQQLHGLHRELNATAAAVRSQGSVGVDPDLLMARDQNRDALLQHLAAVVENRDKVLVEMSRLALLESRFRPGSGFNLEEARASLEASFANEAEVVFTTVSSSGRKLFSRLSHGFDMVVIDEAAQASEVAILPPLSLGAARCVLVGDPQQLPATVISKAAGTLMYSRSLFERFQQAGCPTMLLSVQYRMHPQIRDFPSRYFYQGRLTDSESVAKLPDEPYYKDPLLRPYIFYDIRHGRESHRGGSVSYQNIHEAQFCLRLYEHVQKTVKSLGVGKITVGIITPYKLQLKCLQREFDEVLNSEEGKDLYINTVDAFQGQERDVIIMSCVRASSHGVGFVADIRRMNVALTRARRALWVMGNANALLQSEDWAALINDAKSRNCYMDMDSLPKDFLVSKAPSYTSLPGKPSSNMRGMRSGGPRYRSMDMHMESRLGPPSEEDENMGAPVSSRNGNLRQSRYSMENSLDDFEHGGDKSRDAWQYGIQKKQNSSGSMGKRDV; this comes from the exons ATGGGTTCTCGAGGAAGGCCATTATTTGATCTCAATGAGCCACCTGCCGAGGATAATGATGAGAGGGAAGGTATTGTCTGCTTCCAGCCCCAAAAGGCACACCCATCAACAAATCCGCACGCGTCTGACTTATTTGCAACATCATCTGCTGCCCAAGGAATAGTAAATAATAATGCTTTTTCACATGCCTCATCTGTCTCTGGATTTCAACCTTTTGTCCGGCCTAAATCCACTGGTGTTCCTGAATTGGATGCTGAATCCAAGAGAGCAGGAGATCAGGATGCAAAGGTTTCCTCTAAAGATGAAGATGTGAATGTTATGGATTCACGGATATTAAGTTCGGCCAATGCTCAATTTACAGAGAGGGAAGAAGGGGAATGGTCTGATGAGGAGGGTGGCTTTGCTAATGCAAATGGAGGTaataatgctaatgcaaatggaGGCAATAATGCTATTGCAAATGGAGGTAGTAGTTTGCCACGACAAAGTCAAGCTTCAGAAGAGCCAGCAACTTCTGGAATGGTGGATGGGTGTGTTGCAGTGGCTTCTGACAGTAAGTCTAGAAATATTAAGAGTTCTGATAGTATAAATGATGAAAAGAGTAGCCATGCTTCTATAGGTCTAGAATCAAATTCTAGTGAACAGAAAAGCAATAGTATTCCAAATTCAGAAAGCAATATAAAAAGTGAAGCTTCTGTTGATGCACAGGAGGAACCCCCTTTAATCCCCAAGCCAAAAGAAGTGAAAGGTATTGAAGCAAGTCATGCACTTAGGTGTGCAAATAATCCTGTGAAGAGGAAGATTGACCAACGTAAAGAGGAAATGTTGGGAAAGAAACGTAATAGACAGACTATGTTTCTTAACTTGGAAGATGTCAAGCAAGCAGGTCCTATTAAAACCTCAACCCCTAGAAGGCAGACTTTCTCATCACCTGTCATAAGTCGTATAAAAGAAGTCCGCACTGTTCCTGCACAAGTTGAGCGTGTTGGGATAGCTAAGGATCAAAGGCTCACCGACACATCTTCTGGTGAAGGTGGCAACTATGCTGAAGCACAAGAGCCTAAATCTGATTGCAATGGTGATACATCTGGACCACCAGTTAGATCCAGGAGGCTAAACAGTGAGACAGAACCTCCTACAGAGGCCAATTTACCACCACCCATTCCAAGACAGGGTTCATGGAAACAACTGTCAGATTCAAGGCAGCAGAAGAATGTACTCCATTCTAATAGGAAGTCAGGACTGAGTGGTCAAAGCTCCAATGATGTCAAATTGGGAAACAAGAAACATCTTTCTATCAAGAAGCAGGCTCCTGTCAGCAGCCAGCCCCAGGACACTTCTGTTGAACGCCTTATACGGGAGGTGACCAGTGAAAAGTTTTGGCATCACCCAG AGGAGACTGAGCTACAGTGTGTTCCTGGACGATTTGAATCAGTGGAAGAGTATGTTAGAGTATTTGAGCCTTTGCTTTTTGAAGAATGCCGTGCTCAACTTTACAGTACCTGGGAAGAATCAACAGAAACAGTTTCAAGGGATACTCATATTATGGTGCGAGTGAAGGCAAATGAGTCAAGAGAAAGAG GTTGGTATGATGTGAAGGTTCTTCCAGTACATGAGTTTAAGTGGTCATTTAAGGAGGGTGATGTTGCAATCCTTTCATCCCCTAGGCCTGGATCAG TTAGATCCAAGCAGAATAGTTCATCTTTAGCTCAGGATGATGGGGAATCAGAAGTCACTGGGCGTGTGGTTGGTACTGTTAGGCGTCACATACCTATTGATACCCGTGATCCTCCCGGTGCAATTTTACATTACTATGTTGGAGACTCTTATGATCCCAGCAG GGTTGATGATGATCATATCATTAGAAAACTTCAAGCTGGAAGCATCTGGTATCTCACAGTGCTTGGTTCTCTTGCTACCACACAGAGGGAGTATATTGCCCTACATGCATTTCGTCGCTTAAATTTGCAG ATGCAAACTGCAATCCTTCAGCCTAGTCCTGAACACTTCCCTAAATACGAACAACAGACCCCAGCCATGCCTGAATGCTTCACACAGAACTTTGTTGAGTATCTGCATAGGACCTTCAATGAACCCCAGTTGGCAGCAATCCAGTGGGCAGCTATGCATACAGCAGCTGGTACTAGTAGTGGAACGACAAAGAGGCAGGAACCTTGGCCTTTTACCCTTGTTCAAGGACCTCCGGGAACAGGAAAAACACATACGGTATGGGGAATGTTGAATGTCATTCACCTTGTGCAGTATCAGCACTACTACACCTCTTTACTTAAGCATGTAGCCCCTGAGAGCTACAAGCAAGTCAATGAGATCAGTTCAGATAATGCCGCCACAGGATCTATTGATGAAGTTCTTCAAAACATGGACCAGAATCTCTTGCGAACTTTACCTAAACTGGTCCCAAAACCTAGAATGTTAGTTTGTGCTCCATCTAATGCTGCCACTGATGAGCTTCTTGCCCGTGTTCTTGATCGTGGTTTTATTGATGGAGAGATGAAAGTATATCGACCTGATGTGGCTCGAGTTGGGGTTGATTCTCAGACACGTGCTGCCCAAGCAGTTTCTGTTGAGCGTAGAACTGAGCAGCTTCTTGTCAAGAGTCGGGAAGAAATTATGGGATGGATGCACCAATTAAAGAATCGTGAGGCACAATTGGTTCAGCAGTTACATGGTCTTCATAGGGAACTAAATGCTACTGCTGCTGCTGTTCGTTCCCAAGGATCTGTTGGTGTTGATCCTGACCTTCTCATGGCCAGAGATCAGAACAGAGATGCTTTGCTACAGCACCTTGCCGCTGTGGTTGAAAACAGGGACAAGGTTTTGGTTGAGATGTCTCGCCTTGCCCTTTTGGAAAGTAGGTTCCGTCCTGGTAGTGGTTTTAATTTGGAAGAGGCCCGTGCTAGTTTGGAGGCCAGTTTTGCAAATGAAGCAGAGGTAGTTTTCACTACAGTTTCTAGTAGTGGGCGCAAGTTGTTTTCTCGTCTTTCCCATGGTTTTGATATGGTGGTCATTGATGAGGCTGCCCAAGCCAGTGAGGTGGCAATTCTGCCCCCCCTCTCTCTTGGTGCAGCACGATGTGTTCTTGTTGGAGATCCTCAGCAGCTTCCTGCTACAGTTATAAGCAAGGCTGCTGGAACATTGATGTACAGTAGGAGTCTTTTTGAAAGGTTCCAACAAGCAGGATGCCCAACAATGTTGTTGTCTGTGCAGTATAGAATGCACCCCCAAATTCGAGATTTCCCTTCTAGGTACTTCTATCAGGGACGCCTTACTGATAGTGAAAGTGTGGCTAAATTGCCTGATGAGCCATACTATAAGGACCCTTTACTTAGACCTTATATATTCTATGACATCAGACATGGGCGCGAGTCTCACAGAGGTGGATCAGTGTCTTATCAAAACATACATGAAGCACAATTTTGTCTCCGATTGTATGAGCATGTTCAGAAAACAGTGAAGTCTTTGGGTGTTGGAAAGATTACTGTTGGCATAATTACTCCTTATAAGCTGCAGTTGAAATGCCTCCAGCGTGAGTTTGACGAAGTCTTAAATTCAGAAGAAGGCAAGGATCTATATATCAATACAGTAGATGCCTTCCAAGGTCAAGAACGGGATGTCATTATAATGTCTTGTGTGCGTGCATCCAGTCATGGTGTTGGCTTTGTTGCTGATATACGACGAATGAATGTTGCCCTTACGCGTGCACGAAGGGCCCTTTGG GTCATGGGAAATGCAAATGCTCTGCTGCAATCTGAAGATTGGGCTGCGTTGATTAACGATGCAAAATCTCGAAATTGCTATATGGACATGGACTCTCTTCCTAAGGACTTTCTTGTATCTAAGGCACCTTCTTACACATCATTGCCTGGTAAGCCTTCCTCAAATATGAGGGGCATGAGATCAGGTGGACCAAGATATAGATCAATGGACATGCATATGGAGTCAAGGTTGGGACCACCATCAGAAGAAGATGAGAATATGGGTGCTCCAGTTAGCTCCAGAAATGGGaaccttcgtcaatcgcggtaTTCAATGGAGAATTCCTTAGATGATTTTGAGCATGGGGGTGACAAATCAAGAGATGCATGGCAGTATGGAATACAGAAGAAGCAGAACTCATCTGGATCCATGGGAAAGAGAGACGTATAA